In Pseudomonas sp. GCEP-101, one DNA window encodes the following:
- a CDS encoding ATP-binding cassette domain-containing protein — MIRLQNLTLQRGPQRLLEGAELTLHAGQKVGLIGANGAGKSSLFALLRGQLGQDAGDCYLPADWRIAHMRQEVDTLDRLAVDYVLDGDVHLRSIQADLAAAEQAHDGTALARLHSELDSADGYTADARARKLLAGLGFTPEQMDRRVGDFSGGWRMRLNLAQALMCPSELLLLDEPTNHLDLDAILWLEEWLKGYPGTLLLISHDRDFLDAVVDNIAHLEQRKLTLYRGGYSAFERTRAERLAQQQQAYEKQQAQRAHMEKYIARFRAQATKARQAQSRIKALERLEELAPAHVDSPFDFAFRESDKISSPLLSLSEARLGYGEKTVLEKVKLQLVPGARIGLLGPNGAGKSTLIKTLSGDLSLLSGELARGENLAIGYFAQHQLDSLDPKASPLLHLARIAPAEREQTLRDFLGGFDFRGDRCDEPVLNFSGGEKARLALALIAWQKPNLLLLDEPTNHLDLEMRLALTLALQEFSGAVVVVSHDRHLLKSTTDEFFLVADGRIQEFDGDLDDYARWLVDFRARQAPSSPATPAGDKTDKRAQRQAAAALRQQLAPHKREADKLEKELGKVHEQLAELEQRLGDSALYEASRKDELRDLLARQATLKGRESELEESWLMALETLEELQRQLEASE, encoded by the coding sequence ATGATTCGACTACAAAATCTTACGCTACAGCGTGGCCCCCAGCGCTTGCTGGAAGGTGCCGAACTCACCCTGCACGCCGGACAGAAAGTCGGCCTGATCGGCGCCAACGGCGCCGGCAAGTCGAGCCTGTTCGCCCTGCTGCGCGGCCAGCTCGGCCAGGATGCCGGCGACTGCTACCTGCCGGCGGACTGGCGCATCGCGCACATGCGCCAGGAGGTCGATACCCTCGACCGCCTCGCCGTCGACTACGTGCTCGACGGCGACGTGCACCTGCGCTCCATCCAGGCGGACCTCGCCGCGGCTGAACAAGCCCACGACGGCACCGCCCTGGCGCGCCTGCACAGCGAACTGGATAGCGCCGACGGATACACCGCCGATGCCCGCGCGCGCAAGCTGCTGGCCGGCCTGGGCTTCACGCCCGAGCAGATGGATCGCCGCGTCGGCGACTTCTCCGGTGGCTGGCGGATGCGCCTGAACCTGGCGCAGGCGCTGATGTGCCCCTCCGAACTGCTGCTGCTCGACGAACCCACCAACCACCTTGACCTCGACGCCATCCTCTGGCTGGAAGAGTGGCTCAAGGGCTACCCGGGCACGCTGCTGCTGATCTCCCACGACCGCGACTTCCTCGATGCCGTGGTGGACAACATCGCCCACCTCGAACAGCGCAAGCTGACCCTGTACCGAGGCGGCTACTCGGCCTTCGAGCGCACCCGCGCCGAACGCCTCGCCCAGCAGCAACAGGCGTACGAGAAGCAGCAGGCGCAGCGCGCGCACATGGAAAAGTACATCGCCCGCTTCCGCGCCCAGGCCACCAAGGCCCGCCAGGCGCAGAGCCGGATCAAGGCGCTGGAACGCCTGGAAGAACTGGCGCCGGCCCACGTCGATTCGCCGTTCGACTTCGCCTTCCGCGAGTCCGACAAGATTTCCAGCCCGCTGCTGAGTCTCTCCGAGGCCCGCCTCGGCTACGGTGAAAAGACCGTGCTGGAGAAGGTCAAGCTGCAACTGGTACCCGGCGCGCGCATCGGCCTGCTCGGCCCCAACGGCGCCGGCAAGTCGACTCTGATCAAGACCCTCTCCGGTGACCTGTCGCTGCTGTCTGGCGAACTCGCCCGTGGCGAGAACCTCGCCATCGGCTACTTCGCCCAGCACCAGCTCGACTCGCTGGACCCCAAGGCCAGCCCGCTGCTGCACCTGGCGCGCATCGCCCCGGCGGAGCGCGAGCAGACCCTGCGCGACTTCCTTGGCGGCTTCGACTTCCGCGGCGATCGCTGCGACGAGCCGGTGCTGAACTTCTCCGGTGGCGAGAAGGCGCGCCTGGCCCTGGCGCTGATCGCCTGGCAGAAGCCCAACCTGTTGCTGCTCGACGAACCGACCAACCACCTCGACCTGGAAATGCGCCTGGCGCTGACCCTGGCGCTGCAGGAATTCTCCGGCGCCGTGGTCGTGGTGTCCCACGATCGCCACCTGCTCAAGAGCACCACCGACGAATTCTTCCTGGTGGCCGATGGGCGTATCCAGGAGTTCGATGGCGACCTCGACGATTACGCCCGCTGGCTGGTGGATTTCCGCGCGCGGCAGGCGCCGTCGTCGCCCGCCACGCCGGCAGGCGACAAGACCGACAAGCGCGCCCAGCGCCAGGCCGCTGCCGCGCTGCGCCAGCAACTCGCCCCGCACAAGCGCGAGGCGGACAAGCTGGAAAAGGAACTGGGCAAGGTCCACGAGCAGCTCGCCGAACTGGAGCAACGCCTGGGCGACAGCGCGCTCTACGAGGCCTCGCGCAAGGACGAGCTGCGCGACCTGCTGGCCCGCCAGGCGACCCTGAAGGGTCGCGAGAGCGAGCTGGAGGAGTCCTGGCTGATGGCGCTGGAAACCCTCGAGGAGCTGCAGCGCCAGCTTGAGGCCAGCGAGTGA
- a CDS encoding mechanosensitive ion channel family protein, protein MDDVNLLVAWSEPLLRGGQIILILLLAWLVQRVVTRAISRLGERYPMPPELLLPLRGGLRWLIMGSAVMLVLERLGVSADVLWAALTGFAAVAAVAFFAIWSVLSNLFCALMIFTMGPFRLGDRVEVIESADKPGVKGRVIAINLLYTTLEEVNEDGTPGALLQVPNNLFFQKAIRRWRGPNFPTT, encoded by the coding sequence ATGGATGACGTGAATCTGCTGGTGGCGTGGAGCGAACCGCTGCTGCGCGGCGGGCAGATCATCCTCATCCTGCTGCTGGCGTGGCTGGTGCAACGTGTGGTGACGCGCGCCATCAGCCGCCTCGGCGAGCGTTACCCGATGCCGCCGGAGCTGTTGCTGCCGCTGCGCGGCGGCCTGCGCTGGCTGATCATGGGCTCGGCAGTGATGCTGGTGCTGGAGCGCCTGGGCGTCTCCGCCGATGTGCTCTGGGCCGCGCTCACCGGCTTCGCCGCCGTGGCGGCGGTGGCCTTCTTCGCCATCTGGAGCGTGCTCTCCAACCTGTTCTGCGCGCTGATGATCTTCACCATGGGGCCGTTCCGCCTGGGGGATCGCGTGGAGGTCATCGAGTCCGCCGACAAGCCGGGCGTGAAGGGGCGGGTGATCGCCATCAACCTGCTCTACACCACCCTGGAAGAGGTCAACGAAGACGGCACGCCGGGCGCCCTGCTGCAGGTGCCGAACAACCTGTTCTTCCAGAAGGCCATCCGCCGCTGGCGCGGACCGAATTTCCCCACCACCTGA
- a CDS encoding TerC family protein yields MEWLTSPEIWVAFLTLTALEIVLGIDNIIFISILVGRLPAAQQPKARFFGLALAMGTRILLLLSITWVMRLTADLFTVFDHGISGRDLILFFGGLFLLFKSTMEIFHSLEGAEEGEQQGGKSRGFMGIIIQIAIIDIVFSLDSVITAVGLVQHVPVMVAAIVISVGVMMLSAGTISAFIEKHPSLKMLALSFLIVVGTVLIAEAFEIHVPKGYVYFAMAFSLAVEAINIRLRGALARKRGEEPVKLRKDIPS; encoded by the coding sequence ATGGAATGGCTCACAAGCCCTGAGATCTGGGTTGCCTTTCTGACCCTGACTGCCCTGGAAATCGTCCTGGGCATCGACAACATCATCTTCATCTCGATCCTGGTCGGCCGCCTGCCCGCTGCCCAGCAACCCAAGGCCCGCTTCTTCGGCCTCGCGCTGGCGATGGGCACGCGCATCCTGCTGCTGCTCTCGATCACCTGGGTGATGCGCCTGACCGCGGACCTGTTCACCGTGTTCGACCACGGCATCTCCGGGCGCGACCTGATCCTGTTCTTCGGCGGCCTGTTCCTGCTGTTCAAGAGCACCATGGAAATCTTCCACAGCCTCGAAGGCGCGGAAGAGGGCGAGCAGCAGGGCGGCAAGTCGCGCGGCTTCATGGGCATCATCATCCAGATCGCGATCATCGACATCGTCTTCTCCCTGGATTCGGTGATCACCGCCGTGGGTCTGGTGCAGCACGTGCCGGTGATGGTCGCGGCCATCGTCATCTCGGTGGGCGTGATGATGCTGTCGGCCGGCACCATCAGCGCCTTCATCGAGAAGCACCCGTCGCTGAAGATGCTCGCGCTGTCCTTCCTCATCGTGGTCGGCACCGTGCTGATCGCCGAGGCCTTCGAGATCCACGTGCCCAAGGGCTACGTGTACTTCGCCATGGCCTTCTCGCTGGCGGTGGAGGCGATCAACATCCGCCTGCGCGGCGCTCTCGCGCGCAAGCGCGGCGAGGAGCCGGTGAAGCTGCGCAAGGACATCCCGAGCTGA
- a CDS encoding LysE family transporter, whose protein sequence is MLASTWFAFFIACWVISLSPGAGAIASMSCGLQYGFWRGYWNALGLQIGLALQIAIVAAGVGALLSASAVAFSAIKWFGVVYLVYLAYRQWTAAPQVMTASGERPIGRPLTLVLRGFLVNASNPKAVIFMLAVLPQFVDPHRPMAIQYVIMGATMITVDLIVMAGYTGLAARVLRALRSQRQQRVMNRTFATLFVGAAALLATVRRAPA, encoded by the coding sequence ATGCTCGCCAGTACCTGGTTCGCCTTCTTCATCGCCTGCTGGGTGATCAGCCTGTCGCCCGGCGCCGGGGCCATTGCCTCGATGTCCTGCGGCCTGCAATACGGTTTCTGGCGCGGCTACTGGAATGCCTTGGGCCTGCAGATCGGCCTGGCGCTGCAGATCGCCATCGTCGCCGCCGGCGTCGGCGCGCTGCTGTCGGCGTCCGCGGTGGCTTTCAGCGCGATCAAATGGTTCGGCGTGGTCTACCTGGTGTACCTCGCCTATCGCCAGTGGACCGCCGCGCCGCAGGTCATGACCGCCAGCGGCGAGCGCCCCATCGGCCGGCCGCTGACCCTGGTGTTGCGCGGCTTCCTGGTCAACGCCAGCAACCCCAAGGCGGTGATCTTCATGCTCGCGGTGCTGCCGCAGTTCGTCGACCCGCACCGGCCGATGGCGATCCAGTACGTGATCATGGGCGCGACCATGATCACCGTGGACCTGATCGTCATGGCCGGCTACACCGGTCTTGCCGCCCGCGTGCTGCGCGCCCTGCGCTCGCAGCGCCAGCAGCGGGTGATGAATCGCACCTTCGCCACCCTCTTCGTGGGGGCTGCCGCGCTGCTCGCCACCGTTCGCCGCGCGCCGGCCTGA
- a CDS encoding cytochrome c/FTR1 family iron permease — protein MRPSKLFIWLLPLVGLFSLGAQADTAVDPSQALHLLSYLAADYPPTVTDGKVVDESEYKEQLEFVGNLQALIATLPAVPGRADLEKDAAGLKQAIEQRLPGKQVAQQARHLEARVVDLYQVVQTPSITPDPTRAAEIYTQQCSICHGDAGKGDGPAGIGLDPPPANLTDRARLDHLSLYDLRNVIGLGVAGTDMPAFADQLDERQRWDLAAYIAGLSAAQAKVDPAHAYPLANLATQTPAEVAERDGEAAADSFRALRAHPPLEHRGPAQQIDYTTATLDKSFAVYRSGDHDQAYDLSVAAYLEGFELVESSLDNVDADLRKATEKQLMAYRQALRDGLPEADVAQQLELAKAKLADAAKALSGDSLSFSISFVSALLILLREGVEAILVLAAILAFLRNTGQEKAARGVHIGWGLAFVAGFATWAVAAYVIDIGGAQRELMEGFTSLFACVMVLWLGVWMHDRRHAAAWQDYIRSSLVGGGGRFGFAVLAFFSVYRELFEVILFYETLWLQAGPAGHNAVIAGAGTAVVILIAIAFVILRGSAKLPLKLFFTVNAALLCALSVVFAGHGVVALQEAGVIGTRPVPFFDFDWLGIKADAYSLSAQALALLAVAVLYGRSFVSERRKAAEIAAS, from the coding sequence ATGCGCCCCTCCAAACTGTTCATCTGGCTGTTGCCGCTGGTCGGCCTTTTCAGCCTTGGAGCTCAAGCCGACACGGCTGTCGACCCCTCCCAAGCCCTTCACCTGCTCAGCTATCTCGCTGCTGACTACCCGCCCACCGTCACCGACGGCAAGGTCGTGGACGAGAGCGAATACAAGGAGCAACTGGAGTTCGTCGGCAATCTGCAGGCGCTGATCGCCACCCTGCCGGCCGTCCCGGGCCGCGCGGACCTGGAGAAGGACGCCGCTGGCCTCAAGCAGGCCATCGAGCAGCGTCTGCCGGGCAAGCAGGTTGCCCAGCAGGCCCGTCACCTTGAAGCGCGCGTGGTCGACCTGTACCAGGTGGTGCAGACCCCTTCGATCACCCCGGACCCGACCCGCGCCGCCGAGATCTACACCCAGCAGTGCTCGATCTGCCACGGTGATGCCGGCAAGGGCGACGGCCCCGCAGGGATCGGCCTGGATCCGCCGCCGGCCAACCTGACCGACCGGGCGCGCCTGGACCACCTGAGCCTGTACGACCTGCGCAACGTCATCGGCCTGGGCGTGGCGGGCACCGACATGCCGGCCTTCGCCGACCAGCTCGACGAGCGTCAACGCTGGGACCTGGCTGCCTACATCGCCGGCCTCAGCGCGGCCCAGGCCAAGGTCGATCCGGCCCACGCCTACCCGCTGGCGAACCTGGCGACCCAGACCCCGGCGGAAGTCGCCGAGCGCGATGGCGAGGCCGCGGCCGACAGCTTCCGCGCCCTGCGCGCGCATCCGCCGCTGGAGCACCGCGGCCCGGCCCAGCAGATCGACTACACCACTGCGACCCTGGACAAGAGCTTCGCCGTCTACCGCTCCGGCGACCACGATCAGGCCTATGACCTGTCCGTGGCGGCCTATCTGGAAGGCTTCGAGCTGGTGGAAAGCTCGCTGGACAACGTCGACGCCGACCTGCGCAAGGCCACCGAGAAGCAGCTGATGGCCTACCGCCAGGCGCTGCGCGATGGCCTCCCGGAAGCCGACGTGGCGCAACAGCTGGAGCTGGCCAAGGCCAAGCTGGCCGATGCCGCCAAGGCCCTGAGCGGCGATTCGCTGAGCTTCTCCATCAGCTTCGTCTCGGCCCTGCTGATCCTCCTGCGCGAAGGCGTGGAGGCGATCCTGGTGCTGGCCGCGATCCTCGCCTTCCTGCGCAACACCGGGCAGGAGAAGGCCGCGCGCGGCGTGCACATCGGCTGGGGCCTGGCCTTCGTCGCCGGCTTCGCCACCTGGGCGGTCGCCGCCTACGTGATCGACATCGGCGGCGCCCAGCGCGAGCTGATGGAAGGTTTCACCTCCCTGTTCGCCTGCGTGATGGTGCTCTGGCTCGGCGTGTGGATGCACGATCGCCGCCACGCCGCCGCCTGGCAGGATTACATCCGCAGCAGCCTGGTGGGCGGCGGCGGCCGCTTCGGCTTCGCCGTGCTGGCGTTCTTCTCGGTCTACCGCGAGCTGTTCGAGGTCATCCTGTTCTACGAGACCCTCTGGCTGCAGGCCGGCCCGGCCGGGCACAACGCGGTGATCGCCGGGGCGGGCACCGCCGTGGTGATCCTGATCGCCATCGCCTTCGTCATCCTGCGTGGCTCGGCGAAGCTGCCGCTGAAGCTGTTCTTCACCGTCAACGCCGCGCTGCTCTGCGCCCTGTCGGTGGTCTTCGCCGGCCATGGCGTGGTCGCCCTGCAGGAAGCCGGCGTGATCGGTACCCGCCCTGTGCCGTTCTTCGACTTCGACTGGCTCGGCATCAAGGCCGACGCCTACTCGCTGTCGGCCCAGGCCCTGGCGCTGCTGGCGGTGGCCGTGCTCTACGGGCGCAGCTTCGTCTCCGAGCGCCGCAAGGCGGCGGAGATCGCCGCGTCTTGA
- a CDS encoding YaiI/YqxD family protein produces the protein MRIWIDADACPRAAKELVAKFALKRKLEVVMVAGQPVAKPPFACVSLIVVPSGMDAADDYLVEQAEPGDLVICSDVPLADRLVKKGVDALDPRGREFDEKNMGERLAVRNLFTDLREQGQVGGGQAPYGDKDRQAFANGLDRLLTRLMREAEARKA, from the coding sequence ATGCGTATCTGGATCGACGCCGACGCCTGCCCGCGCGCGGCCAAGGAGCTGGTGGCGAAGTTCGCCCTCAAGCGCAAGCTGGAGGTGGTGATGGTCGCCGGCCAGCCCGTGGCCAAGCCGCCGTTCGCCTGCGTCAGCCTGATAGTGGTCCCCAGCGGGATGGACGCCGCCGACGATTACCTGGTGGAGCAGGCCGAGCCCGGCGACCTGGTGATCTGCAGCGACGTGCCGCTGGCCGATCGGCTGGTGAAGAAGGGCGTCGATGCGCTGGACCCGCGCGGCCGCGAGTTCGACGAAAAGAACATGGGCGAGCGCCTGGCGGTGCGCAACCTGTTCACCGACCTGCGCGAGCAGGGGCAGGTGGGCGGCGGACAGGCACCCTATGGCGACAAGGACCGGCAGGCCTTCGCCAATGGCCTGGACCGGCTGCTGACGCGGTTGATGCGCGAGGCAGAGGCGCGCAAGGCCTGA
- the elbB gene encoding isoprenoid biosynthesis glyoxalase ElbB, with product MQKKVAVILSGCGVYDGAEIHESVITLLRLSQRGAQVQCFAPDIAQHHVVNHLTGEEMAESRNVLVESARIARGDVKDVRDAKVEDFDALVVPGGFGAAKNLSDFAFKGDQCEVQPDVLALAKAFAAAKKPVGLLCIAPAIAARIYGAGVECTIGTDEGTAQALTRMGAKHVDCAVEDIVEDKDHKLVTTPAYMLAQSIAEAASGINKAVDRVLELA from the coding sequence ATGCAGAAGAAAGTTGCCGTCATCCTCTCCGGCTGCGGCGTCTATGACGGCGCCGAGATCCACGAAAGCGTGATCACCCTGCTGCGCCTCTCCCAGCGCGGCGCCCAGGTGCAGTGCTTCGCCCCCGACATCGCCCAGCACCACGTGGTGAATCACCTCACCGGCGAGGAGATGGCCGAGAGCCGCAACGTGCTGGTGGAATCGGCGCGCATCGCCCGCGGCGACGTGAAAGACGTGCGCGATGCCAAGGTCGAGGACTTCGACGCGCTGGTCGTGCCCGGCGGCTTCGGCGCGGCGAAGAACCTGAGCGACTTCGCCTTCAAGGGCGACCAGTGCGAGGTGCAGCCGGACGTGCTCGCCCTGGCCAAGGCCTTCGCCGCGGCGAAGAAGCCGGTCGGTCTGCTCTGCATCGCCCCGGCGATCGCCGCGCGCATCTACGGCGCCGGCGTGGAATGCACCATTGGCACCGACGAGGGCACGGCCCAGGCGCTGACCCGCATGGGCGCCAAGCACGTCGACTGCGCCGTGGAAGATATCGTCGAGGACAAGGACCACAAGCTGGTCACCACCCCGGCCTATATGCTCGCGCAGTCCATCGCCGAAGCTGCCAGCGGCATCAACAAGGCGGTGGATCGGGTGCTGGAGCTGGCCTGA